In a single window of the Microbacterium sp. SL75 genome:
- a CDS encoding APC family permease, which produces MTSTPSGASPAPDSAVTTGISNKGLRVGSIGMIGAVVIGISTIAPAYTLTGALGPTVSAVGFQVPAIILVGFIPMLLVALGYRELNSKMPDAGTSFTWAARAFGPWVGWMAGWGLIAATVIVLSNLAGIAVDFLFLLIAQVTGNAEIAELTRVVPINVAVCLIFMLLATIVSYRDLQTTQRLQYGLVGFQILVLLVFAAAAVVEMLNGNAFDASPVQASWFNPFEVPSFSAFAAGLSLSIFIFWGWDVILTMNEETKDPDKTPGRAATVTVFLIVALYLLIAVALLMFAGNGTGELGLGNEDIQENVFFHLSGPILGPLAFLVSLAVLTSSASSLQATFVGPARTLLAMAHYDALPKKFAKVSPRFFTPGYATIVSAVVASVFYAVMRVLSENVLTDTITALGAMICFYYGLTAFACVWYFRKQWFDSVRNVFLTLLAPLVGGLILAVLFVTTLIDSASPDYGSGSEIGGVGLVFVITVVIIVVGIVLMIAQRIASPGFFRGETLGREAPASARRRIRS; this is translated from the coding sequence ATGACCAGTACTCCCAGCGGCGCGAGCCCGGCGCCCGACAGCGCCGTCACCACCGGCATCTCGAACAAGGGTCTCCGGGTCGGCTCGATCGGCATGATCGGCGCCGTCGTCATCGGGATCTCGACCATCGCCCCCGCCTACACGCTGACCGGTGCCCTCGGCCCGACCGTCTCGGCCGTCGGCTTCCAGGTGCCGGCGATCATCCTCGTCGGCTTCATCCCCATGCTTCTCGTCGCGCTCGGCTACCGCGAACTGAACTCGAAGATGCCGGATGCCGGCACCTCCTTCACCTGGGCAGCCCGCGCCTTCGGGCCGTGGGTCGGGTGGATGGCGGGCTGGGGCCTGATCGCCGCCACCGTCATCGTGCTGTCGAACCTCGCCGGTATCGCGGTGGACTTCCTGTTCCTGCTGATCGCGCAGGTCACCGGCAACGCCGAGATCGCCGAGCTGACCCGGGTCGTCCCGATCAACGTCGCGGTCTGCCTGATCTTCATGCTGCTGGCCACGATCGTGTCGTATCGCGACCTGCAGACCACCCAGCGCCTGCAGTACGGCCTGGTCGGGTTCCAGATCCTCGTGCTGCTGGTCTTCGCGGCCGCAGCCGTCGTCGAGATGCTCAACGGGAACGCTTTCGATGCGAGCCCCGTCCAGGCGTCGTGGTTCAACCCCTTCGAGGTCCCGTCCTTCAGCGCCTTCGCCGCCGGGCTCTCCCTGTCGATCTTCATCTTCTGGGGGTGGGACGTCATCCTCACGATGAACGAGGAGACGAAGGACCCCGACAAGACACCGGGTCGCGCCGCCACCGTGACGGTGTTCCTCATCGTCGCCCTGTACCTGCTGATCGCCGTCGCCCTGCTGATGTTCGCGGGCAACGGCACGGGGGAGTTGGGCCTCGGCAACGAGGACATCCAGGAGAACGTCTTCTTCCACCTGTCGGGCCCGATCCTCGGACCCCTCGCGTTCCTGGTCTCGCTCGCGGTGCTCACCAGCTCGGCATCCTCGCTGCAGGCGACCTTCGTCGGCCCCGCCCGCACGCTCCTGGCGATGGCCCACTACGACGCCCTGCCGAAGAAGTTCGCGAAGGTCAGCCCGCGCTTCTTCACCCCGGGCTACGCCACCATCGTCTCGGCGGTCGTCGCCTCCGTGTTCTACGCGGTCATGCGCGTGCTGAGCGAGAACGTGCTCACCGACACCATCACGGCCCTCGGCGCGATGATCTGCTTCTACTACGGTCTGACCGCGTTCGCGTGCGTCTGGTACTTCCGAAAGCAGTGGTTCGACTCGGTGCGCAACGTCTTCCTGACGCTGCTCGCCCCCCTCGTCGGCGGGCTGATCCTCGCGGTGCTGTTCGTCACCACCCTCATCGACAGCGCGAGCCCCGACTACGGCTCGGGCTCCGAGATCGGCGGTGTCGGCCTCGTGTTCGTGATCACCGTGGTGATCATCGTGGTCGGAATCGTGCTCATGATCGCCCAGCGCATCGCGAGCCCCGGCTTCTTCCGGGGTGAGACCCTGGGTCGAGAAGCCCCCGCCAGCGCCCGCCGCCGCATCAGGTCCTGA
- a CDS encoding universal stress protein produces the protein MSARRVVVGYTATDAGADALALGARLGAALDAPVHAVVVLPSAENNVSIPTDAGYERLVQDTARGWLREAVAPYPGIRGHVRLAQAVSDGLVAAAEEFDAEVIVVGTGGGGPRGRHRLGTTAEELVHSAPVPVALAPEGARKVDPSVGLPRITAAIGTRPGADVLLDTAASLSRRAKAPLRLLSLAGVDLPARVDASLTRLTGQAHAESVLESVRSALPSEIEAEAVVGAGSDIEDAVSRIDWQPGEVALVGSSRLAQPRRLFLGSTAGRILRALPVPMIVVPRTSEASS, from the coding sequence ATGAGCGCCCGCCGCGTGGTGGTCGGCTACACCGCGACCGACGCCGGTGCCGACGCCCTCGCGCTCGGCGCGCGACTGGGTGCCGCACTCGACGCCCCGGTGCACGCGGTCGTCGTGCTGCCGTCGGCGGAGAACAACGTCTCCATCCCGACGGATGCTGGGTACGAGCGCCTCGTGCAGGACACCGCCCGCGGCTGGCTGCGCGAGGCCGTGGCGCCCTATCCCGGCATCCGGGGCCACGTCCGCCTCGCCCAGGCGGTGTCGGACGGACTCGTCGCGGCGGCCGAGGAATTCGATGCCGAAGTCATCGTCGTCGGCACCGGCGGGGGAGGACCCCGCGGCCGTCACCGCCTCGGCACGACCGCCGAAGAGCTCGTCCACTCGGCGCCCGTCCCCGTCGCCCTCGCCCCCGAGGGCGCGCGCAAGGTCGACCCGTCCGTCGGGCTGCCGCGTATCACCGCCGCGATCGGCACGCGACCCGGAGCCGACGTCCTGCTCGACACCGCGGCATCCCTCTCCCGCCGGGCGAAGGCGCCCCTGCGGCTCCTCTCTCTCGCGGGCGTCGACCTGCCCGCTCGCGTCGACGCGTCGCTGACGCGGCTCACCGGCCAGGCGCACGCAGAGAGTGTGCTCGAGTCCGTTCGCTCGGCCCTTCCCTCCGAGATCGAGGCCGAGGCCGTCGTCGGCGCGGGCTCCGACATCGAAGACGCCGTCTCGCGCATCGACTGGCAGCCCGGCGAAGTGGCCCTCGTGGGCTCGAGCCGGCTCGCTCAGCCCCGCCGCCTGTTCCTCGGTTCCACCGCGGGGCGCATCCTCCGCGCCCTTCCCGTCCCCATGATCGTCGTGCCGCGCACCTCGGAGGCCTCCTCATGA
- a CDS encoding flavin monoamine oxidase family protein, protein MDEITRDVVVIGAGAAGLTAANDLRKAGLSVTVLEARDRVGGRLWTDVVDGAMLELGGQWVSPDQQALIDTVADLGLSTYSRYREGDSVYVGPDGRAKRFTGEMFPVAPETEKAIDEVTALLDEMVAEIDPDRPWDHPRAAEWDRISWDAWLREQTDDDEAVRNLAFATGSAMLTKPTHTFSLLQSLHMAASAGSYSNLVDADFILDKRVVGGLQQVPELLAERLGDDVLLNQPVRRVIWGDVAATAERPADSATGQRVDDLRALTARVEAAKTSSSGVTVIADGVTVRARFAILALAPVLYSRISFEPPLPRLQHQMHQHLSMGFVIKVHAVYETPFWREDGLSGTAFSPYELAHEAYDNTNHGDERGTLVGFVSDHNADDLFRLSPEERKERILDSLSRYYGPRAKDPVVYYESDWGTEEWTRGAYAASFDMGGLHRYGAELRESVGPLHLACSDMAGAGFQHVDGAIRQGHRAADEILDRTRG, encoded by the coding sequence ATGGACGAGATCACCCGAGACGTGGTCGTCATCGGAGCCGGCGCCGCCGGTCTCACCGCCGCCAACGATCTTCGCAAGGCCGGACTCTCGGTCACCGTGCTCGAGGCGCGCGACCGCGTCGGCGGGCGTCTGTGGACCGACGTGGTCGACGGAGCGATGCTCGAACTGGGCGGCCAGTGGGTCTCGCCCGACCAGCAGGCGCTCATCGACACCGTCGCCGACCTGGGACTGTCGACCTACAGCCGCTACCGCGAGGGCGACAGCGTCTACGTCGGCCCCGACGGTCGGGCCAAGCGCTTCACCGGCGAGATGTTCCCCGTCGCGCCCGAGACCGAGAAGGCCATCGACGAGGTGACCGCGCTCCTCGATGAGATGGTGGCCGAGATCGACCCGGACCGGCCGTGGGATCACCCCCGGGCCGCCGAGTGGGACCGGATCTCGTGGGACGCCTGGCTGCGCGAGCAGACCGACGACGACGAGGCCGTCCGCAACCTGGCGTTCGCCACGGGCTCCGCGATGCTCACCAAGCCCACGCACACCTTCTCGCTGCTGCAGTCGCTGCACATGGCGGCATCCGCGGGCTCGTACTCGAACCTCGTCGACGCCGACTTCATCCTCGACAAGCGCGTCGTCGGCGGCCTCCAGCAGGTGCCCGAGCTGCTGGCCGAGCGCCTCGGCGACGACGTGCTGCTGAACCAGCCGGTGCGCCGCGTCATCTGGGGCGACGTCGCCGCGACGGCGGAGCGCCCCGCCGACTCGGCGACGGGACAGCGGGTCGACGACCTGCGCGCGTTGACCGCTCGCGTCGAGGCCGCGAAGACCTCCTCTTCTGGGGTCACGGTGATCGCGGACGGCGTCACCGTCCGTGCCCGCTTCGCGATCCTGGCGCTGGCGCCCGTGCTGTACTCGCGCATCTCGTTCGAGCCCCCGCTGCCGCGCCTGCAGCACCAGATGCACCAGCACCTCTCGATGGGCTTCGTCATCAAGGTCCACGCCGTGTACGAGACCCCGTTCTGGCGCGAGGACGGCCTGTCGGGCACCGCCTTCAGCCCGTACGAGCTGGCACACGAGGCCTACGACAACACCAACCACGGTGACGAGCGCGGAACCCTCGTGGGCTTCGTCTCGGACCACAACGCCGACGATCTGTTCCGCCTCAGCCCCGAGGAGCGCAAGGAGCGCATCCTCGACTCGCTCTCGCGCTACTACGGTCCCCGGGCGAAGGACCCCGTCGTCTACTACGAGAGCGACTGGGGCACCGAGGAATGGACCCGCGGCGCGTACGCCGCGAGCTTCGACATGGGCGGCCTGCACCGCTACGGCGCCGAGCTGCGCGAGAGCGTCGGACCCCTCCACCTCGCGTGCAGCGACATGGCCGGGGCCGGCTTCCAGCACGTCGACGGAGCGATCCGTCAGGGCCACCGTGCGGCCGACGAGATCCTCGATCGGACGCGCGGATGA
- the gabT gene encoding 4-aminobutyrate--2-oxoglutarate transaminase, with amino-acid sequence MSLDTLPLVGGPSLAQERRLVTAIPGPRSQQLLDRKAAAVASGVGHTVPIQAVAAGGGVVVDVDGNSLIDLGSGIAVTSVGNAHPAVVKAVQEQVAAFTHTCFMISPYESYVAVAEALNRLTPGDHEKKSALFNSGAEAVENAVKIARKFTGRQAVVAFDHAYHGRTNLTMALTAKNMPYKSGFGPFAAEVYRAPLSYPFRDGLSGPEAAAKAISLIEKQVGADNLAAVIIEPIQGEGGFIVPADGFLNAIVDWCRDNGVVFIADEVQSGFARTGAMFASELFGIVPDLVTTAKGIAAGLPLAAVTGRADIMDATHTGGLGGTYGGNPIACAAALASIDAFENEGLIERAQQIGELLKGRLHELQQNDPRIGDVRGHGAMIAAEFVDPVTGAPDAALTAAVAKAAIAEGVIVLTCGTYGNVIRFLPPLSIGDDLLDEGLDVVAAALARN; translated from the coding sequence ATGAGCCTCGACACCCTCCCCCTCGTCGGCGGTCCGTCCCTCGCCCAGGAGCGCCGCCTCGTCACCGCCATCCCCGGCCCCCGCTCGCAGCAGCTGCTGGACCGCAAGGCCGCCGCCGTGGCATCCGGTGTCGGTCACACCGTCCCGATCCAGGCCGTCGCCGCGGGTGGGGGAGTCGTCGTCGACGTCGACGGCAACTCGCTCATCGACCTCGGCTCGGGCATCGCCGTCACCAGCGTCGGCAATGCCCACCCGGCCGTGGTCAAGGCCGTGCAGGAGCAGGTCGCGGCCTTCACCCACACGTGCTTCATGATCTCGCCGTACGAGTCCTACGTCGCCGTCGCCGAGGCCCTCAACCGCCTCACCCCCGGCGACCACGAGAAGAAGAGCGCCCTGTTCAACTCCGGAGCCGAAGCGGTCGAGAACGCGGTGAAGATCGCCCGCAAGTTCACCGGTCGCCAGGCCGTCGTGGCCTTCGATCACGCCTATCACGGCCGCACCAACCTGACGATGGCGCTGACGGCCAAGAACATGCCGTACAAGAGCGGCTTCGGCCCCTTCGCGGCCGAGGTGTACCGCGCACCCCTGTCGTACCCCTTCCGCGACGGGCTCTCCGGCCCCGAGGCCGCGGCCAAGGCCATCTCGCTGATCGAGAAGCAGGTCGGCGCCGACAACCTCGCCGCCGTCATCATCGAGCCCATCCAGGGCGAGGGCGGCTTCATCGTCCCCGCCGACGGATTCCTCAACGCGATCGTGGACTGGTGCCGCGACAACGGCGTCGTCTTCATCGCCGACGAGGTGCAGTCGGGTTTCGCGCGCACCGGCGCGATGTTCGCCAGCGAGCTGTTCGGCATCGTCCCCGACCTCGTCACCACCGCCAAGGGCATCGCCGCGGGCCTCCCGCTCGCGGCCGTCACCGGTCGCGCCGACATCATGGATGCCACCCACACGGGCGGACTGGGAGGCACATACGGCGGTAACCCGATCGCGTGCGCCGCGGCTCTGGCATCCATCGACGCTTTCGAGAACGAGGGGCTCATCGAGCGCGCTCAGCAGATCGGCGAGCTCCTGAAGGGGCGCCTGCACGAGCTGCAGCAGAACGACCCGCGCATCGGCGACGTGCGTGGACACGGCGCGATGATCGCCGCCGAGTTCGTCGACCCCGTCACGGGCGCACCCGACGCCGCCCTCACCGCGGCCGTGGCGAAGGCCGCGATCGCCGAGGGCGTCATCGTGCTCACCTGCGGCACCTACGGCAATGTGATCCGTTTCCTCCCGCCGCTGTCGATCGGCGACGACCTGCTCGACGAGGGCCTCGACGTCGTCGCGGCCGCCCTCGCGCGCAACTGA
- a CDS encoding PucR family transcriptional regulator: protein MVDTAAAPPSLRALLSRRDLRLRLVTGEDELAPGSIDRPVRWVHSSDLVDPTPFLSEGLVLLTTGTQFVDTADYPAYVGRLLARGVRALGFGTEVVRDGIPAGLAAACLSAGMPLFEVPYRTPFIAVARAGAEAIAADAYARRSWSLAAQRAVSLAALRPDGLTATLAELSRQLGCWVALFDAAGALRTAHPAGSLAAPVIEAVTAEVTTMLRRGTRAASSLRVADTPVSVQTLGRGGHLRGALVIAADDLDHEARSVVTAVVAMAALALEQQDGLGRAIGTFRAGLVQSLGADDPTLARRASRDLFGPLPSAPVLVALTPTAASRSAALGEWLETRTQEGRGEVFFGRGDDGLVIVVPTAGRALLDEIADRFEIVVGCSAPTGYDAFSSALAQARTARERLSTPGVADFADTARAGLLAALDSEAARSVAAGALTPLRTHDEAQGSALLETLDAWLAHDCSHEATAHALGIHRHTVRARIAQAERVLGRDLSSFAVRAEVWTALRLAQ from the coding sequence ATGGTCGACACCGCCGCCGCCCCGCCGAGCCTGCGGGCCCTTCTCTCTCGACGCGATCTGCGGTTGCGCCTCGTCACCGGTGAGGACGAGCTCGCACCCGGGAGCATCGACCGCCCGGTGCGGTGGGTGCACTCCAGCGATCTCGTCGATCCGACGCCGTTCCTCAGCGAGGGTCTCGTGTTGCTGACGACGGGGACGCAGTTCGTCGACACGGCCGATTACCCGGCGTACGTGGGCCGCCTGCTCGCCCGCGGTGTACGGGCTCTGGGGTTCGGCACCGAGGTGGTGCGCGACGGCATCCCGGCGGGGCTGGCGGCGGCGTGCCTGTCCGCGGGCATGCCGTTGTTCGAGGTGCCCTACCGCACCCCCTTCATCGCCGTGGCCCGAGCCGGAGCCGAAGCCATCGCCGCCGACGCCTACGCCCGGCGCAGTTGGTCGCTCGCCGCCCAGCGCGCCGTCTCGCTCGCCGCCCTCCGCCCCGACGGGCTCACCGCCACGCTGGCGGAGCTCTCGCGGCAACTCGGCTGCTGGGTCGCACTCTTCGACGCCGCGGGGGCCCTGCGCACCGCCCACCCCGCCGGATCCCTCGCCGCCCCGGTGATCGAGGCCGTGACGGCCGAGGTGACCACGATGCTGCGCCGCGGCACGCGAGCGGCTTCCTCTCTCCGGGTCGCCGACACCCCGGTGAGCGTGCAGACCCTCGGCCGGGGCGGGCACCTGCGCGGAGCCCTCGTGATCGCCGCCGACGATCTCGACCACGAGGCGCGAAGCGTCGTCACGGCCGTCGTGGCGATGGCAGCCCTCGCCCTCGAGCAGCAGGACGGACTGGGCCGCGCGATCGGCACCTTCCGTGCGGGACTCGTGCAGTCGCTCGGCGCCGACGATCCGACCCTGGCGCGTCGCGCGTCGCGCGATCTGTTCGGCCCCCTCCCCTCGGCCCCGGTGCTCGTCGCGCTGACCCCGACCGCGGCCTCGCGTTCCGCCGCCCTCGGCGAGTGGCTCGAAACGCGGACCCAGGAGGGACGCGGCGAGGTGTTCTTCGGCCGCGGAGACGACGGACTCGTCATCGTCGTGCCCACCGCGGGACGAGCTCTGCTCGATGAGATCGCCGACCGCTTCGAGATCGTCGTGGGGTGCTCCGCCCCCACCGGATACGACGCGTTCTCGAGCGCCCTCGCGCAGGCGCGCACGGCGCGTGAGCGCCTCTCGACCCCCGGGGTCGCCGACTTCGCCGACACGGCACGGGCAGGGCTGCTCGCCGCCCTCGACTCCGAGGCCGCGCGCAGCGTCGCGGCGGGCGCCCTGACTCCCCTGCGCACGCACGACGAGGCACAGGGCTCCGCGCTGCTCGAGACCCTGGACGCATGGCTCGCCCACGACTGCTCGCACGAGGCGACGGCCCACGCCCTCGGCATCCATCGCCATACCGTCCGCGCGCGCATCGCGCAGGCCGAGCGCGTACTCGGCCGCGACCTGTCGTCGTTCGCCGTCCGGGCGGAGGTCTGGACGGCGCTGCGGCTCGCGCAGTAG
- a CDS encoding MurR/RpiR family transcriptional regulator encodes MSAEVPVTARIAAVRNSLQPSERRVADLIVDDPDAVIELTAQQIADRVGVGRSTVVRACQTFGYRGYPQLRVALAAERGRRAVPPVAEDGALGGIRSAIDRIADDLRTATSLLDADGVDAAVDAVVGARRLLVVASGLSAPVATDLAMRLTAVGRPAETLGDPIGQQIAARHLSTDDVCVVISGSGANEASLRAASAARAAGARVIALTSFVASPLTERADLSLVLASGGTFRDELEHTSRIAHAVFAEAFVDAVARARAGDADLARERVLEILSDNLGDAG; translated from the coding sequence GTGTCCGCTGAGGTCCCCGTGACCGCCCGCATCGCGGCCGTCCGCAACTCGCTGCAGCCGAGCGAGCGCCGCGTCGCCGACCTCATCGTCGACGATCCGGATGCCGTGATCGAACTCACCGCGCAGCAGATCGCCGACCGTGTCGGGGTGGGTCGATCCACCGTCGTGCGTGCCTGCCAGACCTTCGGCTACCGCGGCTACCCGCAGTTGCGCGTGGCGCTCGCCGCGGAACGCGGACGCCGCGCGGTGCCCCCGGTCGCCGAGGACGGCGCGCTCGGCGGCATCCGTTCGGCGATCGATCGCATCGCCGACGACCTCCGCACCGCCACGAGCCTGCTGGACGCCGACGGGGTCGACGCCGCGGTGGATGCGGTGGTGGGCGCTCGACGCCTGCTCGTCGTGGCGAGTGGGCTGTCTGCTCCGGTCGCCACCGATCTCGCGATGCGCCTGACCGCCGTGGGGCGCCCGGCCGAGACGCTCGGCGACCCGATCGGCCAGCAGATCGCGGCTCGCCACCTCTCGACCGACGACGTCTGTGTCGTGATCAGCGGTTCGGGCGCCAACGAGGCGAGCCTGCGGGCCGCGTCGGCGGCGCGCGCGGCCGGGGCGCGCGTGATCGCGCTGACCTCGTTCGTCGCGTCCCCCTTGACCGAGCGCGCCGACCTGTCGCTCGTGCTCGCCTCGGGCGGGACGTTCCGCGACGAGCTCGAGCACACCTCGCGCATCGCCCACGCGGTCTTCGCCGAGGCGTTCGTCGACGCCGTCGCTCGGGCGCGGGCGGGCGATGCCGACCTCGCTCGCGAGCGCGTGCTCGAGATCCTCTCGGACAACCTCGGCGACGCCGGCTGA
- the phnE gene encoding phosphonate ABC transporter, permease protein PhnE: MTALAPARPAALLVPPRRRRPLRTLSWVVVSVIVIAAFWSADIAWSRLGELPAEIARYLGLMFASPNWAKLPEALWQTWRSVEMAWIGTVLGILIATPLSLISARGFGPAPVRAVLRFVFSLVRAVPELVFAIIILSVTGLTPLTGALALAIGGVGTLGKWGYEAVENVSPGPIEAARAAGGSTAQVLRWGVWPQASPTFLSFWLYRFEINVRASAVLGLIGVGGIGDMLTSYTQYREWSTVGMLLIVVVIVTVAIDAVSGRIRRRIMEGPRVR; encoded by the coding sequence ATGACCGCCCTCGCCCCCGCACGCCCCGCGGCGCTTCTCGTGCCGCCCCGCCGGCGGCGCCCCCTGCGCACCCTGTCGTGGGTCGTCGTCAGCGTCATCGTGATCGCCGCGTTCTGGTCCGCCGACATCGCGTGGTCGCGGCTGGGCGAGCTGCCCGCCGAGATCGCGCGCTACCTCGGGCTGATGTTCGCCTCGCCGAACTGGGCGAAGCTCCCCGAGGCGCTCTGGCAGACCTGGCGCAGTGTCGAGATGGCGTGGATCGGCACGGTCCTCGGCATCCTGATCGCCACCCCCCTCTCGCTGATCTCGGCGCGCGGCTTCGGACCGGCGCCCGTGCGCGCGGTGCTGCGCTTCGTCTTCTCGCTCGTTCGGGCGGTGCCCGAGCTCGTGTTCGCGATCATCATCCTGTCGGTGACCGGCCTCACCCCGCTGACCGGGGCGCTCGCCCTGGCGATCGGCGGCGTCGGCACGCTCGGCAAATGGGGCTACGAGGCCGTCGAGAACGTCTCGCCCGGTCCCATCGAGGCCGCTCGCGCCGCGGGAGGCTCGACCGCGCAGGTGCTCCGCTGGGGTGTCTGGCCCCAGGCCTCGCCGACGTTCCTGTCGTTCTGGCTGTACCGCTTCGAGATCAACGTGCGCGCCTCGGCCGTGCTCGGTCTGATCGGGGTCGGTGGGATCGGCGACATGCTCACCTCGTACACCCAGTACCGTGAGTGGTCGACGGTCGGGATGCTCCTGATCGTCGTGGTGATCGTCACCGTCGCCATCGACGCGGTCTCGGGCCGCATCCGCCGCCGCATCATGGAGGGTCCGCGTGTCCGCTGA
- the phnE gene encoding phosphonate ABC transporter, permease protein PhnE, with translation MTVLTVPPRPKGRWMPWTAAAVVVAVTVFMCLPGVGVGLDVAAIARNWQQGALRIGELLTPDWSFFPRTVGPILETLQMAVIGTAVGAAISLPVSFWAARPTNPFTPTRAVARGILNVIRAVPELVYAAVLVAMVGVGALPGILALVLFNVGIIVKLVSESIDATDLGPLEAGRAAGATQTQINRAIALPDTWPAFVSQTLYVFELNVRASTVLGLVGAGGIGLLIDAVRTFYRYDQLSLVIVEILVIVVVLDTVSDAIRRRLV, from the coding sequence ATGACGGTCCTCACCGTCCCCCCTCGTCCGAAGGGGAGATGGATGCCGTGGACCGCCGCGGCGGTCGTCGTCGCGGTGACCGTCTTCATGTGCCTGCCGGGGGTCGGGGTGGGTCTCGACGTCGCCGCCATCGCGCGCAACTGGCAGCAGGGCGCGCTCCGGATCGGCGAACTGCTGACCCCGGACTGGTCGTTCTTCCCGCGCACCGTCGGTCCGATCCTCGAGACGCTGCAGATGGCCGTGATCGGCACGGCGGTGGGGGCGGCGATCTCTCTGCCGGTGAGCTTCTGGGCTGCCCGGCCGACGAACCCCTTCACGCCGACGCGGGCGGTGGCGCGCGGCATCCTGAACGTCATCCGCGCCGTGCCCGAGCTCGTGTACGCGGCGGTGCTCGTCGCGATGGTCGGGGTGGGGGCTCTTCCCGGCATCCTGGCGCTCGTGCTGTTCAACGTCGGCATCATCGTCAAGCTCGTCTCGGAGTCCATCGACGCGACCGACCTCGGCCCCCTCGAGGCGGGGCGGGCCGCGGGGGCGACGCAGACGCAGATCAACCGCGCGATCGCCCTCCCCGACACCTGGCCCGCGTTCGTGTCGCAGACGCTCTACGTGTTCGAGCTGAACGTGCGCGCCTCGACCGTGCTGGGCCTGGTCGGCGCGGGCGGTATCGGTCTGCTCATCGACGCCGTCCGCACGTTCTACCGCTACGACCAGCTGTCGCTCGTCATCGTCGAGATCCTCGTGATCGTCGTCGTGCTCGACACCGTCAGCGACGCGATCCGCCGGAGGCTCGTATGA
- the phnC gene encoding phosphonate ABC transporter ATP-binding protein yields the protein MTTGSLTPGVEALASAPWGIRLDGVSVRYPNGTVGLKDVSLEIAPGELIAVVGLSGSGKSTLIRTINGLVPATSGVVEVGGRRVDGASGRRLRELRGHIGMVFQSFNLAGRTTVLNNVLVGRLAHTPLWRTLFGAYREDDRRLAFEALDRVGLLPKVWDRASALSGGQQQRVAIARALTQQPRIVLADEPVASLDPPTARGVMDDLRRINEDLGITVLVNLHLLDLAREYGTRMIGMRAGEVVYDGPAASATDADFAQIYGRSVTAADRLER from the coding sequence GTGACGACCGGATCGCTCACCCCGGGCGTCGAGGCACTGGCCTCGGCGCCCTGGGGCATCCGTTTGGACGGCGTCTCGGTGCGATACCCCAACGGCACGGTGGGGCTCAAGGATGTCTCTCTCGAGATCGCGCCCGGCGAGCTGATCGCCGTCGTCGGGCTCTCGGGTTCGGGCAAGTCCACGCTGATCCGCACGATCAACGGGCTCGTACCCGCGACCTCGGGCGTGGTCGAGGTCGGCGGTCGACGTGTCGACGGCGCTTCGGGGCGCCGGCTGCGCGAGCTCCGCGGGCATATCGGCATGGTGTTCCAGAGCTTCAACCTCGCCGGGCGCACCACGGTGCTCAACAACGTGCTGGTGGGTCGCCTCGCGCACACCCCCCTGTGGCGCACGCTGTTCGGGGCGTATCGCGAGGACGACCGCCGCTTGGCGTTCGAGGCCCTCGACCGCGTGGGACTGCTGCCCAAGGTCTGGGACCGCGCGTCGGCCCTCTCCGGTGGGCAACAGCAGCGCGTGGCCATCGCCCGTGCGCTGACGCAGCAGCCGCGGATCGTCCTCGCCGACGAACCCGTCGCGAGCCTCGACCCTCCCACGGCCCGCGGCGTCATGGACGACCTGCGTCGCATCAACGAAGACCTCGGCATCACGGTGCTCGTGAACCTGCACCTTCTCGACCTCGCCCGCGAGTACGGCACGCGAATGATCGGCATGCGCGCCGGCGAAGTCGTCTACGACGGCCCCGCGGCATCCGCCACCGACGCCGACTTCGCGCAGATCTACGGCCGCTCGGTGACCGCAGCCGACAGGCTCGAGCGATGA